In Nitrospira sp., the following proteins share a genomic window:
- a CDS encoding outer membrane lipoprotein-sorting protein has product MNGKLLMARWAMALFLSLIPGAALAEDPASLVRQSQAAFHYAGIDLKARVKMTLLTKEGQQRLRDLMMLRKNEAGGNQRYFLYFHGPADVRGTVFMVYKYPDREDDRWLFIPALNLVQRVAARDSRSSFVGSDFSYEDISGRDVEADTHKVLRVEALGSQQTVVIESVPAREADYARKLTWIDQPSHLPLKEEYYDVQGALYKVFTADEIRDVQGVPTIMKRTMTNVKTGHKTEVVFESVAYNVGLGDDIFTERTLRRPPEKWLR; this is encoded by the coding sequence GTGAATGGGAAGCTTCTGATGGCGAGATGGGCAATGGCGCTGTTCCTGAGTCTCATCCCGGGCGCCGCGTTGGCCGAGGATCCGGCCTCGCTTGTTCGGCAATCCCAAGCAGCCTTCCACTATGCCGGCATAGACCTCAAGGCCCGCGTGAAGATGACATTGCTCACAAAAGAGGGCCAGCAGCGTCTCCGGGACCTGATGATGCTCCGGAAGAACGAGGCAGGGGGCAACCAGCGGTACTTTCTGTACTTTCACGGTCCGGCGGATGTGCGAGGCACCGTATTTATGGTCTATAAGTACCCCGACCGGGAGGATGACCGCTGGCTGTTCATTCCAGCGCTCAACCTGGTCCAGCGCGTCGCCGCACGTGACAGCCGATCCAGCTTCGTGGGCTCCGACTTCTCCTATGAGGATATTTCGGGGCGTGATGTAGAAGCCGATACCCACAAGGTGCTTCGAGTTGAGGCCCTTGGAAGCCAGCAGACCGTAGTGATTGAGAGCGTGCCGGCGCGGGAGGCCGACTATGCCCGGAAACTCACCTGGATTGACCAGCCCTCCCATCTACCGCTGAAGGAAGAGTACTACGACGTGCAAGGCGCTCTGTATAAGGTTTTCACGGCCGATGAGATCCGGGACGTGCAGGGAGTGCCCACGATCATGAAGCGCACGATGACCAACGTGAAGACAGGGCATAAGACCGAGGTGGTGTTTGAGAGCGTGGCCTACAACGTCGGCCTGGGTGACGACATCTTTACCGAGCGAACGCTGCGACGGCCTCCCGAGAAATGGCTCCGGTGA
- a CDS encoding class I SAM-dependent methyltransferase has translation MPVVTVFDQQTQQYDDWFDGHEPVYQAELAALRKFVPATGMGIDVGVGTGRFALPLGVQFGLDPSRAMLQVARRRGIQVCQAIGERMPFRDRQFDLVLLVTVICFVDDVPALFRELRRVLKTDGQLIIGFINRESERGRLYEARKDTSTFYRDARFYSVADVADRVEEAGFGSLRFCQTLLGDPSESATKNLEVRDGSRDGAFVVLSARKVEQARGEGQ, from the coding sequence ATGCCCGTCGTGACGGTCTTTGACCAGCAGACGCAGCAATATGACGACTGGTTCGATGGGCACGAGCCGGTCTATCAGGCCGAACTCGCAGCACTCCGGAAGTTTGTTCCTGCCACTGGCATGGGCATCGACGTCGGGGTGGGGACCGGGCGCTTTGCCCTGCCGCTCGGCGTCCAGTTTGGGCTTGACCCGAGCCGCGCGATGCTCCAAGTCGCCCGAAGGCGTGGCATCCAAGTCTGCCAGGCCATAGGCGAGCGGATGCCCTTCCGCGATCGGCAATTTGATCTGGTCCTGCTCGTCACCGTCATCTGTTTCGTGGACGATGTCCCGGCCTTGTTCCGGGAACTCAGGCGGGTATTGAAGACAGACGGACAACTCATCATCGGGTTCATCAACCGGGAGAGTGAGCGTGGCAGGTTGTACGAAGCGCGCAAGGACACGAGCACGTTTTACCGAGATGCGCGGTTCTATTCGGTCGCGGACGTGGCTGACCGGGTGGAAGAAGCTGGCTTCGGTTCGCTGCGATTCTGTCAGACCCTGTTAGGTGATCCCAGTGAGAGTGCAACAAAGAACCTGGAGGTTCGCGACGGCTCCCGCGATGGTGCGTTTGTCGTCCTCAGTGCCAGGAAAGTTGAACAGGCTAGGGGCGAGGGGCAATAG
- a CDS encoding DsrE family protein, translating to MKILFILNEAPYGSENVYNALRLAMKLQQEHAEAEVRVFLMADAVNAALPGQTTPQGYYNIERMLKAIIHKQGQIKACGTCVEARGLDKLALIEGIAASTMSQLAQWVMDSDKVLTF from the coding sequence ATGAAGATTCTCTTTATTCTGAACGAGGCTCCGTATGGGTCCGAGAACGTATACAACGCACTCCGGCTGGCCATGAAGTTGCAACAGGAGCATGCTGAGGCGGAGGTGCGGGTGTTTCTGATGGCAGATGCTGTGAACGCAGCCCTGCCTGGCCAAACCACGCCGCAGGGTTACTACAACATCGAACGGATGCTTAAAGCGATCATCCATAAGCAAGGGCAAATCAAGGCGTGCGGAACCTGCGTGGAGGCGCGGGGACTGGACAAACTGGCCCTGATCGAAGGCATCGCGGCCAGCACGATGAGCCAGCTGGCCCAATGGGTCATGGACTCGGACAAAGTGCTGACATTCTGA